CGACCGAGATGACAGTTTCCAACATAAGTTCTAAATCACATCCGCAAAAGTCTTCTCCGTTTTTCGGAAGTATCGGATACCGATAAGGAGAAACAGGCCGACAATCCCAACCGACAGAATGAATCCCGGCGCGTAAATGTGCGCTTCCCCGCGGCAGATGGCCCAGCGGAACCCATCGATGACTCCGACGATGGGGTTCAACGAATAGACCAGGCGCCAATTCTCCGGGATGACGTCACTGCTGAAACCCACGGGCGAAATGAAGAGACCGAATTGCACGATAAACGGGATGACGTAACGAAAATCCCGGAACTTTACGGTTAGGGCGGCCAGGAGCAAACCCGGACCGAGTGCGGCGAGAAAGGCGAGCAGGGTGAAAAGCGGCAGGGTAATCAACCGCCAATCCGGCACGAAGCGAAGCCAGATCATGAGCACCCCTAACAGCGCGGCTGAGATCAGGAAATCCACCAGACTGGTAATGACTGCTCCGGCCGGGATGATCAGACGTGGGAAGTAAATCTTTGAGATGAGGTTGGCATTGCCGACCAGGCTGGTGCTGGCCTCCGAGAGCGAACTGGAGAAAAACTGCCACGGCAGCATCGCGGAGAAGACCAGGATGGGATACGGGATGCCGTTGGACGGCATTTTGGCGATCCGGCCAAACACGACGACAAAGATGACCATCGCG
This region of Verrucomicrobiota bacterium genomic DNA includes:
- a CDS encoding ABC transporter permease, giving the protein MPKFRKAHELLIEPGRTEKNYWGDLWRYRELFYILAWRDISVRYKQTAIGVLWALLRPFLAMVIFVVVFGRIAKMPSNGIPYPILVFSAMLPWQFFSSSLSEASTSLVGNANLISKIYFPRLIIPAGAVITSLVDFLISAALLGVLMIWLRFVPDWRLITLPLFTLLAFLAALGPGLLLAALTVKFRDFRYVIPFIVQFGLFISPVGFSSDVIPENWRLVYSLNPIVGVIDGFRWAICRGEAHIYAPGFILSVGIVGLFLLIGIRYFRKTEKTFADVI